A segment of the Bacteroidota bacterium genome:
TTGAAAGCTACAGAGAGAAAAGGATTTGGAGATAATCTGTTTCGCGATTGGAGATATAATAACGATGGAAGTCCTAAGGCTGATTTTGTATTAAACAATCCTGAATACAGTGGAAAAATACTTGTCGGAGGAAAAAACTTCGGTTCCGGATCTTCGCGTGAACACGCTGCCTGGGCTGTTTATGATTTCGGTTTCCGCTGTGTAATTTCAAGTGAGTTTGCTGATATATTCAAAAACAACTGTTTAAATATCGGTGTACTTCCAGTTCAGGTTTCTGAAGAGTTTGCTCAAAAAGTTTTTGACGCAATCGAAGCAGATGCAAAAGCTGAAATCGAAGTCGATTTACCTGAGCAAAAAGTAACTATTGTTGCTACGGGCGAATCAGAAGGATTTGCGATTAACGGGTACAAAAAACACAATATGCTTAACGGTTTCGACGATATCGACTACTTGCAAAGCATGAAAGATGAGGTAGCTGATTTTGCAGCAAAAAGATTATTTTAAGAAGCTTTAAGCAGTAGGCAGTAAGCCATAGGCAAATTTAACTATGGCTTACTACCTAAAGCACAGAGCATAGAGCTT
Coding sequences within it:
- the leuD gene encoding 3-isopropylmalate dehydratase small subunit, translating into MAYDKFVVLKSSAYPLPIDNVDTDQLIPARFLKATERKGFGDNLFRDWRYNNDGSPKADFVLNNPEYSGKILVGGKNFGSGSSREHAAWAVYDFGFRCVISSEFADIFKNNCLNIGVLPVQVSEEFAQKVFDAIEADAKAEIEVDLPEQKVTIVATGESEGFAINGYKKHNMLNGFDDIDYLQSMKDEVADFAAKRLF